In Castanea sativa cultivar Marrone di Chiusa Pesio chromosome 6, ASM4071231v1, a single window of DNA contains:
- the LOC142639957 gene encoding uncharacterized protein LOC142639957 translates to MPIYTSIIQGQIDVNSPLLGVSQNNPISSPKVEITTSNKPLRRGTNFSVEEDNMLVSAWLNTSIDAMHGNELKKERFLAKIWQYFYHYSPSGTTRTVGSLSSRWGMINRETSRFYGFIAALEATPHSGTTEQDKIENAKAMYKEKAKKDFPFEHCWHVLKHQPKWSMPKEYSRVVLPPTQGSISIADGDDVTYKNKKKSLRIKAERVQLEELRDKERIRLEELRDRDRVRFKEKRIQMEEERLRIEREKLRIKSMIEDERIMSLDTSGMSEALKLFYEQLQEGILARQASTSPILSLGYSVTGSIDGKFDSGYPVTVNLGVDKLKGHERLYLDCFADSPIYPEKVFRRKFQMSRYLFLNIISKVETHDPYFVQKRNCGKKLGLSSFQKITAALKMLAYGVTGDFMDEYVRIGETTVLQSLEKFVTTMVDIFSEEYLRKPNNEDIVRLLPGSNNDINVLERSPIFSKLAQARAPPVNYSINGYLLTLSMYALGGSFVDATRMRRLVKEKGVRVVARYKKHGS, encoded by the exons ATGCCGATTTACACTAGTATCATACAAGGGCAAATTGATGTTAACTCTCCTTTGTTGGGTGTATCCCAAAATAACCCAATTTCTTCCCCTAAAGTTGAGATCACCACCTCCAATAAACCGCTGAGACGGGGCACCAACTTTAGTGTAGAGGAGGATAATATGCTTGTTTCGGCATGGCTCAATACTAGTATTGATGCTATGCATGGTAATgagttgaaaaaagaaagattctTGGCAAAAATTTGGCAATACTTCTACCATTACAGCCCATCTGGCACCACACGTACTGTTGGCTCCTTATCAAGTCGATGGGGAATGATTAATAGGGAGACAAGTAGATTTTATGGGTTCATAGCTGCACTTGAAGCAACCCCTCATAGTGGTACAACTGAACAGGACAAG attGAAAATGCAAAGGCTATGTATaaagaaaaagccaaaaaagaCTTTCCATTTGAACATTGTTGGCATGTGTTGAAGCACCAACCAAAATGGAGCATGCCTAAGGAATACTCGAGAGTAGTGCTACCTCCAACTCAAGGTTCAATATCTATTGCCGATGGGGATGACGT GACttacaaaaacaagaaaaagagtCTCCGCATCAAAGCGGAAAGGGTTCAATTGGAAGAGTTGAGGGATAAGGAAAGAATTCGATTGGAAGAGTTGAGGGATAGGGATAGAGTTCGATTTAAGGAGAAAAGAATTCAAATGGAGGAAGAAAGACTtagaattgaaagagaaaagcTTCGTATCAAAAGTATGATAGAGGATGAGAGAATTATGAGCTTGGACACAAGTGGCATGTCCGAAGcactaaaacttttttatgaaCAACTCCAAGAAGGAATCCTTGCAAGACAAGCGTCAA CTTCTCCAATACTATCACTTGGCTATTCGGTGACTGGATCAATTGATGGAAAATTTGACAGTGGATATCCGGTTACCGTAAACCTAGGTGTCGATAAACTGAAAG GCCATGAAAGGCTTTACCTTGACTGCTTTGCCGACTCGCCAATTTATCCAGAGAAAGTATTTCGGAGGAAATTTCAGATGAGTCGTTATCTTTTTCTCAATATTATTTCTAAAGTAGAAACTCATGATCCGTACTttgtccaaaaaagaaattgtggCAAAAAGCTTGGGTTATCTTCCTTTCAAAAGATCACTGCTGCACTCAAGATGCTTGCGTATGGAGTAACGGGTGATTTTATGGATGAGTATGTGCGGATTGGAGAAACCACTGTCTTACAGAGTTTGGAAAAATTTGTTACTACTATGGTTGATATTTTCTCTGAGGAATATTTGAGGAAGCCAAATAATGAAGACATCGTTAGATT GTTACCTGGAtcaaataatgatattaatgtgTTAGAACGATCACCTATATTTTCAAAGCTAGCACAAGCACGTGCTCCTCCAGTTAATTACTCAATCAATG GTTATTTGCTTACATTGAGCATGTATGCATTAGGTGGATCATTTGTTGATGCTACAAGGATGAGAAGGTTGGTGAAGGAGAAAGGTGTGAGGGTTGTTGCTAGGTACAAAAAACATGGTAGTTAA